A window of Prosthecobacter sp. SYSU 5D2 contains these coding sequences:
- the trpS gene encoding tryptophan--tRNA ligase yields the protein MRILSGLQPSGRLHIGNYFGMMEAALKLQHEGEAFYFIADYHSLTSIHDGKALRSNVRDLAIDFLACGLDPEKCVFFRQSDVPEHTELSWILSTVTPMGLLERCHSYKDKVANGISASHGLFAYPVLMAADILIYDADVVPVGRDQKQHVEVTRDIAIKMNETFGQGLLRLPNPRIREETAVVLGTDGRKMSKSYGNTIQLFEEPAKLKKAIMSIPTDSTPVESPKPVEGSSILALYQLVASPADYEAMVADFQAGGKGYGDFKKRLLQGITDYFAPFREKRAELESNPEYVNKVLAEGADKARAVARKTLERVRQAVGLGD from the coding sequence ATGCGTATCCTTTCCGGCCTCCAACCCAGCGGGCGTCTCCACATCGGCAATTATTTTGGCATGATGGAGGCGGCGCTGAAGCTGCAACATGAAGGTGAGGCGTTCTACTTCATCGCCGACTACCACTCCCTGACCAGCATCCACGACGGCAAAGCCCTGCGCAGCAATGTGCGGGATCTGGCCATTGATTTTCTGGCCTGCGGGCTGGACCCGGAGAAGTGCGTCTTCTTCCGCCAAAGCGACGTGCCGGAGCATACGGAGCTCTCCTGGATCCTGAGCACCGTCACTCCCATGGGTCTGCTGGAGCGCTGCCATAGTTATAAAGACAAGGTGGCCAATGGCATCAGCGCCAGCCACGGCCTCTTTGCCTACCCTGTCCTCATGGCGGCGGACATCCTCATTTATGATGCGGATGTCGTCCCCGTGGGCCGCGATCAGAAGCAGCATGTCGAAGTCACCCGCGACATCGCCATCAAGATGAACGAGACCTTCGGCCAGGGCCTCTTAAGGCTGCCGAATCCCCGCATCCGCGAAGAAACCGCCGTGGTGCTCGGCACGGATGGCCGCAAGATGAGCAAGAGTTATGGCAACACCATCCAACTCTTCGAAGAACCGGCCAAGCTCAAAAAAGCCATCATGAGCATCCCGACAGATTCCACCCCGGTGGAATCTCCCAAGCCGGTGGAAGGCAGCAGCATCCTGGCACTTTATCAACTTGTCGCCTCCCCGGCGGATTACGAGGCGATGGTGGCTGATTTCCAGGCAGGCGGCAAAGGTTACGGCGACTTCAAGAAACGCCTCCTTCAAGGTATCACAGACTATTTTGCGCCCTTCCGCGAAAAGCGTGCCGAGCTTGAGTCAAACCCGGAATATGTGAACAAAGTCCTCGCCGAAGGTGCTGATAAAGCCCGCGCCGTCGCCCGCAAAACGCTGGAGCGCGTGCGCCAGGCGGTGGGCCTTGGAGATTAA